The following coding sequences lie in one Silvanigrella aquatica genomic window:
- a CDS encoding segregation and condensation protein A, with translation MHLKLENFDGPLDLLLHLIKAQELNIFNIPIFTITEQYLSFLKQVPELDFLTAGEYLAMAAQLIEIKANLLIPVLQKNSNLQAESIEEIAEEDPRKLLVEQLLEYEAFKKASEILQTLNANVQDVFPTGEFKRREEEFSQFEHPIKGNPFELIISLERILLKYSNQNTPKVMVRAQKITIQQKMELIKKRLEESEIVTLKNLIADCLSRYELIVVIMAVLELCKANHVNLSQAEMFAEVELTKGYKFYEDTSTLQDVEVQP, from the coding sequence ATGCATCTTAAACTTGAAAATTTTGATGGTCCGTTAGACCTTCTCCTGCATCTTATCAAGGCTCAGGAACTCAATATTTTTAATATCCCAATTTTTACGATTACGGAACAGTATCTCAGTTTTTTGAAACAAGTTCCTGAACTCGATTTTTTGACAGCAGGTGAATATTTAGCAATGGCTGCTCAATTAATTGAAATTAAAGCAAACTTGTTGATTCCCGTATTACAGAAAAATTCAAATTTGCAAGCGGAAAGCATTGAAGAAATTGCTGAAGAAGATCCAAGAAAACTTTTAGTAGAGCAGCTGTTAGAATATGAAGCATTTAAAAAAGCTTCCGAAATTTTACAGACATTAAATGCAAATGTGCAAGATGTATTTCCTACAGGAGAATTCAAACGGAGAGAAGAAGAATTTTCCCAATTTGAGCACCCTATTAAAGGAAATCCTTTTGAATTGATCATTTCATTGGAAAGAATTTTATTAAAATATTCAAATCAAAATACTCCAAAAGTTATGGTTCGTGCTCAAAAAATAACCATTCAGCAAAAAATGGAATTGATTAAAAAAAGACTTGAAGAATCTGAAATCGTTACTTTAAAAAATCTTATAGCTGATTGTTTATCGCGATATGAATTGATTGTGGTTATAATGGCTGTATTAGAATTGTGTAAAGCAAATCATGTAAACTTATCTCAGGCAGAAATGTTTGCTGAAGTTGAATTGACAAAGGGTTATAAATTTTATGAAGATACCTCTACTCTTCAAGATGTTGAAGTACAACCCTAA
- the rplM gene encoding 50S ribosomal protein L13 translates to MNTYSAKASEIQKKWFIVDAEGKTLGRLATQIAYVLRGKHKATFTPHMDMGDNVIVINAEKVTLSSNKELTKLYHRHTGFFGGIKTQTAAEIRSTQPERLIELAVKGMLPHNRLGNECYRHLKVYAGAAHPHTAQNPEALPERTISK, encoded by the coding sequence ATGAATACTTATTCTGCCAAAGCTTCTGAAATTCAGAAGAAATGGTTTATTGTTGATGCTGAAGGTAAAACACTGGGGCGTCTTGCAACTCAAATCGCGTATGTATTGCGCGGCAAACACAAAGCAACTTTCACCCCACATATGGACATGGGCGACAATGTTATTGTTATTAATGCTGAAAAAGTAACTCTTTCTTCAAACAAAGAGCTCACAAAGCTTTATCATCGCCATACAGGTTTTTTTGGTGGTATTAAAACCCAAACTGCTGCTGAAATCCGCTCTACTCAACCTGAGCGCTTAATTGAGCTTGCGGTCAAGGGAATGCTTCCACACAATCGTTTGGGCAATGAGTGCTACCGCCATCTTAAAGTTTATGCTGGCGCGGCGCATCCACACACTGCTCAAAATCCAGAAGCTTTACCTGAACGTACAATTTCAAAATAA